One genomic segment of Helianthus annuus cultivar XRQ/B chromosome 14, HanXRQr2.0-SUNRISE, whole genome shotgun sequence includes these proteins:
- the LOC110908726 gene encoding mediator of RNA polymerase II transcription subunit 22a has translation MNKGGAGGGTSAAAGPTAAAAAAAAQKQKSLQKRVDDDIGSIVDNFSIVVNVARVNDPPVRNSQEAFMMEVRAAKMVQAADSLLKLVSELKQTAIFSGFASLNDHVDKRTIELNQQAEKSDKMLARIGEDAAASLKEMESHYYSSLLRSKSNQHSQQ, from the exons ATGAACAAGGGAGGGGCAGGTGGAGGCACAAGTGCTGCAGCTGGTCCCACAGCGGCGGCTGCTGCCGCCGCCGCTCAAAAGCAGAAATCGTTGCAGAAGAGAGTTGACGATGACATTGGAAGCATCGTTGACAATTTCAGCATTGTTGTTAATGTTGCCCGG GTTAACGACCCTCCCGTCAGAAACTCACAAGAAGCTTTCATGATGGAGGTGCGGGCAGCAAAAATG GTACAAGCAGCGGATTCTTTGTTAAAATTGGTATCGGAGCTAAAGCAGACGGCTATATTTTCGGGATTCGCGTCATTGAACGACCATGTAGATAAGAGAACCATTGAGCTGAACCAGCAGGCTGAGAAGAGTGATAAAATGTTGGCGAGGATCGGTGAAGATGCAGCTGCTAGTCTTAAGGAAATGGAATCGCATTACTATTCTTCTCTTCTCAGGTCAAAGTCAAACCAACATTCGCAACAATGA